The DNA sequence GCCCTACTGCTGGGTTCAGATGATATGACTTGTCAAGTTGTAACTCCTTCTGTAGACCCGCTCTGgatatgagtaatgctaaatacacATTAGCATATGTAAAACTTGgctaaatttaactttttactatcaacaaataatatagcctatttgaatttttctttaatttctcaattacaTAGAACTAAACATTATAAATTGCAAAAATAGTACATTTTATTCAtatgaaataattgaataaattccacgaaataatatgaaatttaaaattacactTTCTTAGATCtgttatgtatttaaaactACCATTAGATAAAAATGACCGctacataaaaattatcttTAGCAAAGATGATCATTACATGACAAGATggtatgaaaaaataataaatatgacagttgaatttaaaaaatataaccaacgaatatgtaatttatagaaatacaaaaatcaaaaataaaaaaattactttaatggtttagctaaatttataaataatccaatgtgggatgCATAGGAAATAGATTACAAAAAATAGCCAAGATGGATTTTGTAGCTAAGTTTCAAGTACAAAATTACATAAACtgatgccaatgctcttactcATGTTTTCGCACAATAGATGATTTATCATGAGctgaaaactaaaaaaagaaataaaatagtgattggaattatctcaaaaaaaaaaaaaaacagtcacacttataatttctatataatttcAAAAGAATTTTCTTTGTATTCTATTAAGACACCccaccattttattttatttttatattactttATTGACCTATCCCTAACCCTTTACATGCTAAAAAGACCTTTCACTGTATAATCTTTATTATCCCAATAAACCGATTCGATTTTttgacattaaaattaaaaaaaaaaaaattgaagacgaAATTAGGCTACCATTTCTAAGTACCGATTCAatagagagggaaaaaaaaaaaaactttcatattATAATGGTTAGTTGTGATTTTTTGACTTTCCTCCCTTTTACTattctatcattttattattacttttccaataaaaaaaaaaatattcatcttaTTATAGCTATTGACTCATCGTTATTTATCCATTTGCCTTGctcacattttaattattttactttatttattccCGCACATTTTACTAAAGAGCGGGACATGCATGAGATAGTTTGGCTTTtgcaaattaagaaagaaaaatgatacatAATGCAAATAAGATACGTAcatttgttagatataattatggaTTGTACAAAcgcaatatatattttttgaaaaagaatgagatttattattaaaaatttattttttttcagatagatctcatatttactcacttttttcaaaatgagtgcgcGACGATTATGCATTCTATGACTGCAAATActatttctctaatatttttttctcctattttgggGTACTAACACTATCTAAAATGTATCATGAACAGGCTATCCAAGTAGAATATGCAAGAAAACCAAacaataaatgatttattttgtttccattaGAATTTGCCACTGTCGATCGATTTTGTACACGAAGTTCTGGATACCCTCTccatttttgtaagtttttttttctcctttcctcTCTAGGTAGGTAAATCATGAGGCCCATCTGTGTTGTATCAGATATTCATGTATAGGTAAGATGGTTTTATATAAATGGAGAGGTAGAGGTATGACAAATagcatttatttcaaaatatataaaggaACAGTAAGCTGCAAGCAGGTCTGGAACTGGTCTAACCTAATTCAGTTCGGCCTGCAACGTATCACAGGGGATTGTTTGTGTAGAGCACATGCAGCTGAACATTTTACTACTGAAACTTACTCATTGGACATGTAGAGATTGCCTGAACTATAGAGCTTTGGGTAACAAAGAAATAAACACACAAGGacatttaggcctcgtttgtttttacaaccaTTCCTATTTTATctgatcattacaactttttcaaatttccatacaaaagaaaataaacaattcaacctttataaatctcaaaacaaaaataattttaaaaactaatattctaattatattttatttaacttttaacttttatctcaactcatttcatctcatctgtaaaaacaaacgagagcGTAATGCTTCTTAGCAAATTAAGTGGACTTGCAAAGCAGTAAGGTACAATGAAATTGCTTATTAGTAGGTCTATGTTACACGTGCAACAATGCAATTTGGAAATCATATACGACTCTGACTTACAATATGGTGTAGGCACTCAACCCAAGCTTTGTTTATCTCTACATTCAACTGGCACAGAGATATGTCATCtcgataaattaataaataaaagtgaagAATAGATTGATACAAGGTccagttttaaaaaattgaatacacCACAACATCAATGACGAAATCTTCTGTTGATAGAGAGTCTCACGATTGGCTTTGTAACTTCTGAAATATATGAGAATGAGTTTAATGACTACCCTGTGCTTTTGACATGCCTGTCAGTATAACGTTCCCCAAAGAATGCAGAGAGACCTGCAATACATTCACACATGAGCCCAAAAGTTTGTTTCTCGcaagagaactgctacatatacaaaaagattacacaaagtaaacccacaaactgatgtggtttcatgaaatctgttagatctactttataataaaagtaactttacaatctgacatatcacatcaagctacatcagtttgtagatttacttttgtgtaataacattgtggctaaagtatttttcttctcGCAATATTCAAAACACAGCAAAAATGAGCTCAATAAAAGAGGTAAAGAGTTAAAGGCGAATTTGGTAAACATCATTCAATCACGCTTTTCTTACACTCTTTCAATTATTCAAGTACCCAACAAAGTCAATATCAAAACCAAATTTGGGATGAATGCTGTGCTAAGATAAAGGGTGAATTCACTGAGAATGATAAAGATGTTTATATGCTATGAAGAATATGTAACCACAGCCTATTGCTTTCTAAACAGAGATCGAGGAAAAATTTGTCTTACGATAAACTCCTGTAGAAAACTGAAACAAATTTTCACTTAAGCCagtgctttttctttttttcttttttttgggttgtCGCATGCACTTCATGAACTCACtgcaaacagaaaaataaaaaaaacatctttAGAAAAACtgagaagaaaatatttactTACAGATTACAAAAGAACACGTAAATTCTTCATGGAGGAAATCTTTGAATGGTGTAGACAACAAAAGCATGTCTTCTAATTTATAGAAGTACtagcacaatttttttttttacaagtacctCAGCACAATTTCAAGGCTctagaagggaaaagaaaaggggaaACAGACATGGATGTTAGAAAGGTTTTCTAATTGGAAAATGTTTGGTCCATGAAAAGAACTACAAAAAACTGCTTTACAAAATGATGTGGCTTAACAAAATTTGAAGGTtctgaaagggaaaaagaagagggaaaaggGACAGGGAAATTAGAAAGGTTTTCTAATTGGAAAATGTTTGATCCacaaagagaatgaaaaaaGCTACCTTATAAATGGCATGGCTTAACGTGTGATACTTTAAATTGTATATGTACTTTTATGATAAAGTAGATTAGATATATCACATTAAGCTATGTCAGTTTGTAAGgtttttttgtaattctttttgtGGACTTAACACTCCTCTTTCTAATTTATGAAGCAAAAAATGGGCTATCTAGATTAATTGATGCAAGACTACAGAGcacacaatatttatatttcttttcaagTATGAGTTTTTGTGTGAAGAAACAAATTACGGTACCAGTTATATCAATTGGGGAGACGTTTCTCACTCATGTCATAACTGATTTTGATTTAGTTGCTTGAAAGTATATATACAACTACATAGTCCAAAAACCACTGTTAGGATGCCCGTTTCACAAGGTTCtttgaaagtgttttgtgttttagtgatgtttgggaaggaaatatctgagaatatctgataaatatatgagaatacttgaaaacaGTTGTGTTGCCAGATGGAGCCAAGGGTCCTTCATGGGCATTTTATATTGTGTCTATCTTTCTTCAAATTGGACAATCAAGTTCACATAGAAAATTGGAGAAAATCTTAACTTCTGACATATATCCATCAAAGAATATGGATGATGGTAAACAAGGAAACCAGCAGAGATGGCAAATAACTGCAGGGTCTTCCATGAATTCTATATTTGACTTTGTTAATTGATAAAAACAAATGTATTTGATGCCCCGCCCAAGAAAGAGACTCTGTACGACCTAGCAACATAGCCACAAACCTAACACCGCCATTGCCCTACATTGTTACCTcactaagggtaggtttggtatacaagacaaaacacaaaattctcatctcatctcatctcattattacacatttttcaaatcaccatacaaaatataataaacaattcaaatttttcaaatcccaatacacatttttcaaatcccaaaacaataataatattaaaacataatattttaaacttcaaaacaaaacacaaaattctcatctcatctcccaAAACCTGCCCTAAATCCTCAAGCACCACCACAAAAAATGTCAAAGGTGAAGGTAAAGCCTATCAAAGTGTGGGCATAAAATCAAATCCTGATAACAGGAACACTCATATTCCAAAGCTAAAAGACCCTAGTTTATATTCATCTCAGAAATGAAGCATGACGCAAAGAATCAAATCAAACCTCACTAGTGTTTCAGGCAAGGCTACAGTGGAGACCTCATCAAGCCAACGGATGTTTTAATCATGGAAACTCAGTTGCACATGTTGGAAACAGCTAAGACATCCTACATATCAATCAATGGCCATGGAGCTAGAAAGAGTTGAAGAAAAGTCAAATTCCATTACTAGGGCATCTTGAAAGAAGAGCAAGAAGCTCAAATTGTGAACATACCACAGAGAGGAAAAATGTAATTGAAGAGTTCCATACTGCAGGAAGGGAGAACAGTGCCAGGTTGGTGGTGTTGTTTTGCATTTAGATTAGAATATGCATATAAGGATAATGGAACTAGGCCGCTGGATGTGGTGGTCAGCCATGATGGCTGAAATTTTGGGCCATAAGAAAAAGAGGTTACAatgtacttttaaaaatattgaccAGTAGTTGTAAGGCTTTAACAGAAGATGTTAATATAAGAGTTTACTTGTCACAAACTTTAAATCAATGGTTTAATAGTTCATATTGAGAATGTAGAGACTAAACTAACACCTACGTACAAATTGGGAAAAGGAAGAATGTACaaccctttttgtttttgttttttgtttctgcaCATTCATGTTATTTTACTCTACAGATTTTTTCATTAGTTTTCTAGCAGTTGTTCAGAAACAGACACTACCAATAAAAAACCAATTCATCATTTATTGAGGAAAAACCAACAATTTTGCCTGtgtaaaaaccaaaaaaaaaaatataataataaagcaCTCCAAATTTATTGGGGAAAAAATAGGGCATTGCCTAGAGGATAAAAgagcattaaaaaaaacaattcatcaTCTCTTTGAACTCCAAAAAGAAAGGGGGTAAagggaaaaaagtaaaaaattaatggtGCAAAATAAACTCCAAAAATTTAGGCActcctgagagagagagagagagagaaaaaaaatttaggcATGTTTTAAACATTAGGTGCTACAAAATGCATGTCATGACCAAAACCTACTTTTATACGAAAAGTCCAAGGATAGTGTCATAAAAACCTTAGATATTAACCGCATGGATCTTCTGGGAAGTACTTTACGGGCAATGTGTTTCGAGCTTCTTAAAATCTTTGCATCAGGTTTAGGATAGGAACTTTGATCTTCTCCATCTGTATGTTTCCTCTTTTTAGGAGGTTCTTTAGATTTGGTGTCATTAGAGCTTAAGCAGGTCCTTTCGACAGAGTTATCGATCTGGGAGCATCTGAAAGAAGCAAAAAGAGCTGCGCGCTCAGATTACCACATTAAATTTAGAAGTACAAAAACAAAGAACTTTGCTTGAGAAGAGAGATTACTCTGAGCACTCCTTTCCATTGATTACGTTGCTCCTATCCTGTAAACAACAGGGTCTCATTAAATATTGTCAATGTGATTGAATGTAACATGCAGGAAACATAGATCTATCTTCAGAACCAAGAGACTGGGTATGTTCTAAACATAGGCAAAAATATATTACTTCACTGTATTGAAGATCCCTTCCCGCATCTCTGTGGGTGGGTTGGTTTCTGTGTCTGTGCTTGTATGCACATGTataagagaggagagagaagcaAGGTAAAAGAGAGAAGACAACAAATACCAGCATAAATCGCATGTTATACAATGAATCCCAAATTTTATACCACACTTtcagttaaaataaaaaataaaaaataaaacaaagaatttCAATcagttaaaaaacaaaacagataAAGCATTTGCACTTGTGAAACATATCACAAATATCCTTTTACCATCAAACATAGACAAGTGGCTAAAGgcaataatataaaattgagCATCAAATAAAAGAATCCACCAAATGCTAACCAGTATATACTAGGCAAACAAGCAAGAAAGAGGTGAAGAGAAActattgattataaatatactGGACAAAAATTCACTCTCGACCATGTCTGTTataaaagagaggaagaatATATAATTGACTCAACACAAACAGTAGAAAATTaagtgaatagtaaaaaaaaattattcaggTTAAAGTGAGATCAATGTAATTCTATTCCTAAGTGATCTTaactatcaatttaattaagCATCAAACTGTAGTATTTGCCTGGTATGACATCGTATAATGCATCAACTCATGAGTAATTTGATCTCTGGAAAATATGACTtccaataaaattacatataaaagaCATTAGAATTTTAAAACAGACACATTTAAAAAATGGTATACAGAATTGCAGCTGTTATATCAAACATTCAATCAAAATTTGGCAGCAGACACATtattcctctcttcctctcttttgttttggaGGAGGATGAGTTGAGGAGTATAAACTATGTAGAGAAAACAAACCATACCCATTCTTCAAAGGTTGTTGGCGAAAGATTCCTGTAAGTTTCATCATTAAGCTCACTTGAGTTGGCCAATCCGGCCAATCCACCTTGTTCCTTTTCTGTTTTGTGCTCCAGATCAACCAAATCAAGAGAGCCACCATTTTCACAAGGTGAACATGATGCATCTTTACGGCAACTTGCAACTTCTGATGTTGGCATTTCCATAGAAGCACTTGTTGGCGAAAGATTCCTGTAAGTGTCATCATTAAGCTCACTTGAGTTGGCCAATCCACcttcttccttttctgtttTGTGTTTCAAATCAACCAAAACCAGAGATCCACCATTTTCACAAGGTGAACATGATGCATCTTTACGGCAACTTGCAACTTCTGATGTTGGCATTTCCATAGAAGCACTAGTCGAGAATCCAGGATATACCATACTGGGATTCACAAGACTACAACTGTTCTGAAGACTcgagttttcaaaattttcatcaccGCACTTTGAGTTTTGATCCTTTAATGTGAGATGTCTTAGTGGACCATCAAATATTGGTTTGATAACAGAATCACCATTTTCACAAGATGAACATGATGCATCTTTACGGCAACTTGCAACTTCTGATGTTGGCATTTCCATAGAAGCACCAGCCGGGAATCCAGGATACATGACACAGGGATTCACAAGACTAGAACTATTCTGCAGACTTgagttttcaaaaatttcatcaCCAGGCTTTGAAGTTTGATCCTTTAATGTGAGAGAACTTAACGGACCACCAGACATTGGGTTGATAACAGAATTACATGCTGTCTTTAACTGTGGAGTGACACTGACATTTGAATCAAGGATTACAGTACACTGATCTTTATCACAGGACTTAGCAGCAGAATCTATCTGGTCGTGCACATTGAAATTGGGTTCAGATGAGACATGCATTTGAtctctcttcaaattctttaactTATCTATGCATGGCATTACTGCAGAGGACAGTAAAGATGCATCACATTTATCTGGTTGTTTAAACCCCAGATGATCATTTTCTGTCATTCCCGAACTTGCAGAAGATCTTGTCAGTACATGAGCATTGTTAATTTGGCCAGGCTCTATATTCAATATAAATGAATTGTTCATTTCTATATCAGTCTCTCCAAATTTCCCAAGGTCGGAATGAAGACTTCGTGACCTATCCCTGTGAACACCCTCAGAAATGTAAACCTCATTTTTCAACCTCTTAGTCCAATCTGATGGGCTTGAATTCAGATCAACATGAAGATTAATGCCCTCTTCTGACATGACATAAAACTCAAAAGAAGGGGAAGGAACGCATGAAGTTTTCATAGATGGCACAATAACATTTTCTGCAGGACATGCATCAACATTCATCTTTCTACAATTTATCCCAGGCCCATTCTCCACTGTGCCATCTCTTGCGAAGCCCAATCGTGTGTTATCAAAGCTTTCTCTCAGGGACTCTCTATGATTAATATCACTTCTATCACGTTGGACAACAAGCTGAGAGGATGACATCTCCTGAAGATTATACATTAAACCACGTAAGTCATCCTGCATACAAAGATGCAAATGAATTCTAACAATGTAACAACAAAACATCTAATAGATAGAAACTCTTGTACAAGCAAGGAAAAAGGAGCCCAACTGTAGGCATTCTCATCTTGCGAGGCCACTCGAACACCCAAGAGGCACCTATTTGGAAAGCTGAATCAGTAAAGTAGTATCATTGTcagttttctctttttattggCACGTCACACAATTACACAGTGGATTCAAAGGCAAAACCTCATCCTCCATCAAGTTCTTACAGGAAGATGAGGTGCAACTTGAGCAAGCTCGTTGGCACAATGTTGTTTCATCATCTTGCTTACTTATATGAAGATCTGCAGTCAATATAACTCTGCCATGTCTGATACTTGATGCTTCCTTTCAAAgtaaaatggaaagaagatgCAATCCTTTTGTTAAGAGACCTATAATGGgttaattttgtacttttagattttaataaacAATATGTATAAAGAGAAACTAGATACCATCTCTGGCAGACTCTCTTATTATCTATATTGGTCTCCATCATCTAACAATTTTCTAACATGAGTACCGGGCTCTAATTTTCTGTGAGGTCTTAAAGTCTAGCTAACCCTTTTTTACTAGTAATTCATCAATCTgcaactttgaaaaaaaaaattcttcaatgCTCCATGAGCAAGAGTCAAATTTCTGTTTTGATTTACTGTCTATGGCTCAAAGGGCATGGAGATGTAATGGTGAGGTTTCTCTTGGAAGAGAGCCACTATTTTAATACAACCCCAGCAAGacccttttcctttctttaatcAAATTCCAATTTATGTAACTAGTATATGCTCATGAGCGAACCAAACACAAAGTCTAATTCCAATTTGTGTTTGACATGTATGTATGGaagtatattgtatatatcGTGATCCACTGGGAGAAGGTTTTACAGGGCATTAAGTAGGAATCAATTCAAATAACTTTAACAAGATAGGCATGAAGGACCATGATGAACACCTAGGTAGTAAATTGACAGCGAGTGCTGACTGTTGTGGGCATAATTTGAACTTCTACATGTTGCAGTCTAAATAGAGGCCAAAGTATCTTTGGTAGGCTTCTTAATCTCTATTGTTCAACGATTTTCCTACCAACATgatggatcttttttttttttttttttttgggtaggtaagataaaattttattcaataaagtaaataggcatagcccaagtacacggaaagtatacaaaagagaatACTTAGTTACAAGTTAGGAGCCAGAAAATGATAAAGACAGTTATGAAAGCTAGCTCCATTGAATAAACTAATATTCAATGGATCTTCCAATGATAAATCCTAGAATATCAGTTGAAACAATCACAAAGTAGGCAAAATCAACTCTAAAAAGCTTTAACTATCGGGCAGTCTATCAAAAAAGTTATCAAACACAGAAAAACTCAAACACCTCACATGCAAGCAAGCTCACCCAATAACCATGAACTCAATGTGGGCCTAGcatatgaaaaaaacaaaacataaaagaaacaaTACGTAACTGCAATTGAATTGAAGACCTTACATGCTGccatcttttattttgaaaagaaaagcacATATTTTAGTAACTGCCATTCTCAAAACctcaaggagaagaaaaaagtgcAATAACAATGTAAATAAAACAAGTCCATGCTAGCAGTTTAAAACTATCAGCTAAAATATGGAATATGGTCCACATAAcgaaaaacaaaatgataataaacaTTACCACATAACAGctgaaaaagagataaaaaggtTCTGGCTCCCCTTCATATGTGATTTACTTTcgtcaaagaaaaaaatagctTGAAAAGAATACCTCTAAGTAAGAGATTAGTAATGTTGCCAATCCTGAATGTGATCTATTAGCAGGCAACCCATACTT is a window from the Juglans regia cultivar Chandler chromosome 7, Walnut 2.0, whole genome shotgun sequence genome containing:
- the LOC108979865 gene encoding uncharacterized protein LOC108979865 isoform X3; amino-acid sequence: MANKTNEDSYHKLSRKELQSLCKKYGLPANRSHSGLATLLISYLEEASSIRHGRVILTADLHITFQIGASWVFEWPRKMRMPTEMSSSQLVVQRDRSDINHRESLRESFDNTRLGFARDGTVENGPGINCRKMNVDACPAENVIVPSMKTSCVPSPSFEFYVMSEEGINLHVDLNSSPSDWTKRLKNEVYISEGVHRDRSRSLHSDLGKFGETDIEMNNSFILNIEPGQINNAHVLTRSSASSGMTENDHLGFKQPDKCDASLLSSAVMPCIDKLKNLKRDQMHVSSEPNFNVHDQIDSAAKSCDKDQCTVILDSNVSVTPQLKTACNSVINPMSGGPLSSLTLKDQTSKPGDEIFENSSLQNSSSLVNPCVMYPGFPAGASMEMPTSEVASCRKDASCSSCENGDSVIKPIFDGPLRHLTLKDQNSKCGDENFENSSLQNSCSLVNPSMVYPGFSTSASMEMPTSEVASCRKDASCSPCENGGSLVLVDLKHKTEKEEGGLANSSELNDDTYRNLSPTSASMEMPTSEVASCRKDASCSPCENGGSLDLVDLEHKTEKEQGGLAGLANSSELNDETYRNLSPTTFEEWDRSNVINGKECSECSQIDNSVERTCLSSNDTKSKEPPKKRKHTDGEDQSSYPKPDAKILRSSKHIARKVLPRRSMRLISKVSLHSLGNVILTGMSKAQGSH
- the LOC108979865 gene encoding uncharacterized protein LOC108979865 isoform X2 codes for the protein MANKTNEDSYHKLSRKELQSLCKKYGLPANRSHSGLATLLISYLEEASSIRHGRVILTADLHISKQDDETTLCQRACSSCTSSSSFQIGASWVFEWPRKMRMPTEMSSSQLVVQRDRSDINHRESLRESFDNTRLGFARDGTVENGPGINCRKMNVDACPAENVIVPSMKTSCVPSPSFEFYVMSEEGINLHVDLNSSPSDWTKRLKNEVYISEGVHRDRSRSLHSDLGKFGETDIEMNNSFILNIEPGQINNAHVLTRSSASSGMTENDHLGFKQPDKCDASLLSSAVMPCIDKLKNLKRDQMHVSSEPNFNVHDQIDSAAKSCDKDQCTVILDSNVSVTPQLKTACNSVINPMSGGPLSSLTLKDQTSKPGDEIFENSSLQNSSSLVNPCVMYPGFPAGASMEMPTSEVASCRKDASCSSCENGDSVIKPIFDGPLRHLTLKDQNSKCGDENFENSSLQNSCSLVNPSMVYPGFSTSASMEMPTSEVASCRKDASCSPCENGGSLVLVDLKHKTEKEEGGLANSSELNDDTYRNLSPTSASMEMPTSEVASCRKDASCSPCENGGSLDLVDLEHKTEKEQGGLAGLANSSELNDETYRNLSPTTFEEWDRSNVINGKECSECSQIDNSVERTCLSSNDTKSKEPPKKRKHTDGEDQSSYPKPDAKILRSSKHIARKVLPRRSMRLISKVSLHSLGNVILTGMSKAQGSH
- the LOC108979865 gene encoding uncharacterized protein LOC108979865 isoform X4 — its product is MANKTNEDSYHKLSRKELQSLCKKYGLPANRSHSGLATLLISYLEEMSSSQLVVQRDRSDINHRESLRESFDNTRLGFARDGTVENGPGINCRKMNVDACPAENVIVPSMKTSCVPSPSFEFYVMSEEGINLHVDLNSSPSDWTKRLKNEVYISEGVHRDRSRSLHSDLGKFGETDIEMNNSFILNIEPGQINNAHVLTRSSASSGMTENDHLGFKQPDKCDASLLSSAVMPCIDKLKNLKRDQMHVSSEPNFNVHDQIDSAAKSCDKDQCTVILDSNVSVTPQLKTACNSVINPMSGGPLSSLTLKDQTSKPGDEIFENSSLQNSSSLVNPCVMYPGFPAGASMEMPTSEVASCRKDASCSSCENGDSVIKPIFDGPLRHLTLKDQNSKCGDENFENSSLQNSCSLVNPSMVYPGFSTSASMEMPTSEVASCRKDASCSPCENGGSLVLVDLKHKTEKEEGGLANSSELNDDTYRNLSPTSASMEMPTSEVASCRKDASCSPCENGGSLDLVDLEHKTEKEQGGLAGLANSSELNDETYRNLSPTTFEEWDRSNVINGKECSECSQIDNSVERTCLSSNDTKSKEPPKKRKHTDGEDQSSYPKPDAKILRSSKHIARKVLPRRSMRLISKVSLHSLGNVILTGMSKAQGSH
- the LOC108979865 gene encoding uncharacterized protein LOC108979865 isoform X1 — translated: MANKTNEDSYHKLSRKELQSLCKKYGLPANRSHSGLATLLISYLEEASSIRHGRVILTADLHISKQDDETTLCQRACSSCTSSSSFQIGASWVFEWPRKMRMPTDDLRGLMYNLQEMSSSQLVVQRDRSDINHRESLRESFDNTRLGFARDGTVENGPGINCRKMNVDACPAENVIVPSMKTSCVPSPSFEFYVMSEEGINLHVDLNSSPSDWTKRLKNEVYISEGVHRDRSRSLHSDLGKFGETDIEMNNSFILNIEPGQINNAHVLTRSSASSGMTENDHLGFKQPDKCDASLLSSAVMPCIDKLKNLKRDQMHVSSEPNFNVHDQIDSAAKSCDKDQCTVILDSNVSVTPQLKTACNSVINPMSGGPLSSLTLKDQTSKPGDEIFENSSLQNSSSLVNPCVMYPGFPAGASMEMPTSEVASCRKDASCSSCENGDSVIKPIFDGPLRHLTLKDQNSKCGDENFENSSLQNSCSLVNPSMVYPGFSTSASMEMPTSEVASCRKDASCSPCENGGSLVLVDLKHKTEKEEGGLANSSELNDDTYRNLSPTSASMEMPTSEVASCRKDASCSPCENGGSLDLVDLEHKTEKEQGGLAGLANSSELNDETYRNLSPTTFEEWDRSNVINGKECSECSQIDNSVERTCLSSNDTKSKEPPKKRKHTDGEDQSSYPKPDAKILRSSKHIARKVLPRRSMRLISKVSLHSLGNVILTGMSKAQGSH
- the LOC108979865 gene encoding uncharacterized protein LOC108979865 isoform X6; the encoded protein is MSSSQLVVQRDRSDINHRESLRESFDNTRLGFARDGTVENGPGINCRKMNVDACPAENVIVPSMKTSCVPSPSFEFYVMSEEGINLHVDLNSSPSDWTKRLKNEVYISEGVHRDRSRSLHSDLGKFGETDIEMNNSFILNIEPGQINNAHVLTRSSASSGMTENDHLGFKQPDKCDASLLSSAVMPCIDKLKNLKRDQMHVSSEPNFNVHDQIDSAAKSCDKDQCTVILDSNVSVTPQLKTACNSVINPMSGGPLSSLTLKDQTSKPGDEIFENSSLQNSSSLVNPCVMYPGFPAGASMEMPTSEVASCRKDASCSSCENGDSVIKPIFDGPLRHLTLKDQNSKCGDENFENSSLQNSCSLVNPSMVYPGFSTSASMEMPTSEVASCRKDASCSPCENGGSLVLVDLKHKTEKEEGGLANSSELNDDTYRNLSPTSASMEMPTSEVASCRKDASCSPCENGGSLDLVDLEHKTEKEQGGLAGLANSSELNDETYRNLSPTTFEEWDRSNVINGKECSECSQIDNSVERTCLSSNDTKSKEPPKKRKHTDGEDQSSYPKPDAKILRSSKHIARKVLPRRSMRLISKVSLHSLGNVILTGMSKAQGSH
- the LOC108979865 gene encoding uncharacterized protein LOC108979865 isoform X5 — protein: MYNLQEMSSSQLVVQRDRSDINHRESLRESFDNTRLGFARDGTVENGPGINCRKMNVDACPAENVIVPSMKTSCVPSPSFEFYVMSEEGINLHVDLNSSPSDWTKRLKNEVYISEGVHRDRSRSLHSDLGKFGETDIEMNNSFILNIEPGQINNAHVLTRSSASSGMTENDHLGFKQPDKCDASLLSSAVMPCIDKLKNLKRDQMHVSSEPNFNVHDQIDSAAKSCDKDQCTVILDSNVSVTPQLKTACNSVINPMSGGPLSSLTLKDQTSKPGDEIFENSSLQNSSSLVNPCVMYPGFPAGASMEMPTSEVASCRKDASCSSCENGDSVIKPIFDGPLRHLTLKDQNSKCGDENFENSSLQNSCSLVNPSMVYPGFSTSASMEMPTSEVASCRKDASCSPCENGGSLVLVDLKHKTEKEEGGLANSSELNDDTYRNLSPTSASMEMPTSEVASCRKDASCSPCENGGSLDLVDLEHKTEKEQGGLAGLANSSELNDETYRNLSPTTFEEWDRSNVINGKECSECSQIDNSVERTCLSSNDTKSKEPPKKRKHTDGEDQSSYPKPDAKILRSSKHIARKVLPRRSMRLISKVSLHSLGNVILTGMSKAQGSH